The following are encoded in a window of Fretibacter rubidus genomic DNA:
- the mce gene encoding methylmalonyl-CoA epimerase, whose protein sequence is MPKFNVGPLNHVGVAVPDIDAAIAMYREKFGVTDITEPKDLPPQGVTYAFVNLPSGQVELITPYGDNSPITKYLERNPKGGQHHLCFEVEDIREAVTAMETRGMRVLNEPRIGAHGTLVVFLHPGDAGGVLIELMETPKADASHA, encoded by the coding sequence ATGCCCAAATTTAATGTTGGCCCGCTTAATCATGTCGGCGTGGCTGTGCCCGATATCGACGCGGCGATTGCCATGTACCGCGAAAAATTCGGCGTTACAGACATAACAGAACCCAAAGATTTGCCGCCTCAAGGCGTGACCTATGCCTTTGTGAACCTCCCGAGTGGTCAGGTCGAACTTATCACGCCTTATGGCGATAATTCGCCGATTACCAAATATCTAGAGCGTAATCCCAAAGGCGGACAGCATCACCTGTGTTTTGAGGTCGAAGATATTCGTGAGGCTGTGACCGCCATGGAAACGCGCGGGATGCGGGTGTTAAATGAGCCGCGTATTGGCGCGCATGGAACGCTCGTTGTGTTTTTGCACCCGGGTGATGCGGGCGGTGTTTTGATTGAACTGATGGAAACGCCCAAAGCTGATGCGTCTCACGCCTAA
- a CDS encoding ABC transporter ATP-binding protein, translating to MNNQFDHMPEAKRPILSVRNLHRHYKSGEGTLTVLNGADIDIYPGEMVGLVGPSGSGKSTLLHAAGLLEQPDAGKVYINGRECLKLNDATRTSIRRQTIGMVYQFHHLLKEFTALDNVAIPQMIAGKSQTKARAEADRLLSLMGLAERLDHTPSQMSGGEQQRVAIARAIANKPQLLLADEPTGNLDPATSTRVFQSLLDLTRREGVSALVATHNMELTRFMDRVLTVRNGQVVAVAKNAIQGGIVV from the coding sequence ATGAATAATCAATTCGACCATATGCCAGAGGCCAAACGCCCTATCCTGTCTGTGCGAAATTTGCACCGTCATTACAAATCAGGCGAGGGAACGCTGACCGTGCTGAACGGTGCGGATATCGATATTTATCCCGGCGAAATGGTCGGCCTCGTCGGGCCGTCTGGCTCTGGCAAGTCGACACTCTTGCATGCAGCGGGACTGCTCGAGCAACCTGACGCGGGCAAGGTTTATATCAATGGGCGAGAGTGCTTGAAGCTAAATGACGCGACCCGCACATCAATCCGCCGTCAAACTATTGGCATGGTCTATCAATTTCATCACCTTCTCAAAGAATTCACAGCGCTAGATAATGTCGCCATACCGCAGATGATTGCGGGTAAGAGCCAAACCAAGGCGCGGGCTGAGGCAGACCGTCTTTTGTCTCTTATGGGGCTCGCTGAACGGCTTGATCATACGCCGTCCCAAATGTCGGGTGGGGAACAGCAACGCGTTGCCATTGCACGGGCCATTGCCAATAAACCGCAGCTTCTTTTGGCTGATGAACCCACGGGTAACCTTGACCCCGCGACCTCGACGCGCGTGTTCCAAAGCTTGCTAGATCTAACGCGGCGCGAAGGTGTGTCTGCGCTGGTGGCCACGCATAACATGGAACTGACCCGCTTTATGGACCGCGTGCTGACCGTGCGAAATGGCCAAGTGGTGGCGGTTGCGAAAAATGCCATTCAAGGCGGGATTGTCGTCTAG
- a CDS encoding DUF1467 family protein — translation MNPFSAFVMYLIVWWLTLFMILPIGVRGQAEENDIVEGSEPGAPVNSDMWRKIKLTTIIGTILWVIVCTIIITGIFNWDDLARLMGVPVDSGGPS, via the coding sequence ATGAACCCTTTTTCCGCATTTGTGATGTACCTCATCGTCTGGTGGCTGACGCTGTTTATGATACTGCCGATTGGTGTGCGCGGCCAAGCCGAAGAGAATGATATCGTTGAGGGGAGCGAGCCGGGAGCGCCAGTGAATTCTGACATGTGGCGCAAGATCAAACTGACCACTATCATTGGCACAATCCTTTGGGTGATTGTTTGCACGATTATCATTACGGGCATCTTTAATTGGGATGATCTCGCGCGGTTGATGGGTGTCCCCGTGGACAGCGGCGGCCCAAGCTAA
- a CDS encoding APC family permease, with amino-acid sequence MSDHYKPRTATAIIIANMVGTGVFTSLGFQLLDIQDGFALLMLWVLGGVAALCGAASYGELGAALPRSGGEYNFLGRIYHPAAGFISGWISAVIGFAAPIAASAIVFGTYATAALPGDYGPWVTKGLAASVVIIATLIHGRNRGSSGAFQSSFTLIKVIMIVAFCLAGLLLVADAQPISFAPSASGFDAMTSGSYAVALIYVSYAYTGWNAATYISGEMKNPQRDLPRVLLVGTAIVMALYVALNYVFLRVAPIDAMTGREEIGYIAATYIFGDTAARVTGMALALLLVSTVSAMVLAGPRALQGVGEDFPALGFLGRVNGAGVPRNAIYFQSAVTLIFILTSSFEFIVIFAGAMLALNSLLAVVGVFVLRYREPDLPRPYRTWGYPVTPLIYIALTVFTLVFVVMEKPLQAGFAAGLIALGGVFYWLSKRLGR; translated from the coding sequence ATGTCAGACCATTATAAACCGCGCACGGCGACCGCCATTATCATTGCCAATATGGTCGGCACGGGCGTGTTTACGAGCCTTGGGTTCCAGCTTTTGGACATACAAGACGGCTTTGCGCTGCTGATGTTATGGGTGCTGGGCGGTGTCGCGGCGCTCTGCGGGGCGGCGTCCTACGGCGAGCTTGGCGCAGCCCTGCCCCGATCTGGCGGTGAGTATAACTTTCTGGGCCGCATCTATCATCCTGCGGCGGGGTTCATATCCGGCTGGATTTCCGCTGTTATCGGTTTTGCGGCCCCCATAGCAGCTTCCGCCATTGTGTTTGGCACCTATGCCACGGCTGCCCTGCCCGGTGATTACGGGCCGTGGGTCACCAAAGGGTTAGCGGCAAGCGTTGTTATCATTGCGACGCTAATTCATGGTCGTAATCGGGGGAGCAGCGGCGCGTTTCAGTCAAGCTTCACTCTCATCAAAGTCATTATGATTGTGGCTTTTTGCCTAGCGGGACTTTTGCTCGTGGCAGACGCTCAACCCATATCCTTTGCCCCTTCGGCCAGCGGTTTTGATGCCATGACCAGCGGTTCATACGCCGTCGCCCTTATTTACGTGTCCTATGCCTATACGGGATGGAACGCCGCAACCTATATCAGCGGCGAGATGAAAAACCCGCAGCGCGACCTACCGCGTGTCTTGCTGGTCGGCACAGCCATTGTCATGGCGCTTTATGTTGCGCTGAATTATGTGTTTTTACGCGTTGCCCCTATTGATGCGATGACGGGCCGCGAAGAAATCGGTTATATCGCGGCCACCTATATCTTTGGCGATACAGCAGCGCGGGTAACAGGGATGGCGCTGGCGCTGTTACTCGTATCCACGGTCAGCGCCATGGTGCTCGCGGGGCCGCGCGCTTTGCAAGGTGTCGGCGAAGACTTCCCCGCGCTAGGCTTTTTGGGACGCGTGAACGGTGCAGGTGTGCCGCGCAATGCGATTTATTTCCAATCTGCTGTCACGCTGATTTTCATCCTGACCAGCAGCTTCGAATTTATCGTGATTTTTGCAGGGGCTATGCTCGCCTTAAATAGCCTCTTGGCGGTCGTAGGCGTATTCGTGTTGCGTTACCGCGAACCCGATCTACCGCGCCCCTACCGCACGTGGGGCTACCCGGTCACGCCGCTAATTTACATCGCGCTGACCGTTTTCACATTGGTCTTTGTGGTGATGGAAAAGCCGTTACAAGCGGGCTTTGCGGCGGGGCTGATTGCGCTGGGCGGGGTGTTTTACTGGCTCTCAAAACGGCTTGGTCGCTAG
- the proS gene encoding proline--tRNA ligase, producing MRLSRYFLPVLKETPADATIASHQYMLRAGMMKQNSAGIYSWLPLGYKVLKNIEAIVRDEQNKAGANEMLMPTIQSADLWKETGRYDDYGPEMLRITDRHEREMLYGPTNEDMITDIFRSFVRSYKDLPQLLYHIQWKFRDERRPRFGVMRGREFLMKDAYSFDLTKEDAVKSYNRMFVAYLNTFARLGLKAVPMRADTGPIGGDLSHEFLILADTGESEVFCHSDLVDMAAPGDVDYDSDLQSFVDARTSLYAATDEMHEPDEFAKVPGDKQLSARGIEVGHIFYFGDKYSGPMGAKVMGSDGKESNVMMGSYGIGVSRLVGGIIEASHDENGIIWPKSVTPFGAGIINLKAGDDGTDAACEDLYGKLSKAGIDPLYDDKADRGGVKFGRMDLIGLPYQLVIGPRGVKDGIVEVKDRKTGEKQNLSYDETLNYITAQYRDK from the coding sequence ATGCGTTTATCCCGCTACTTTCTGCCTGTTTTAAAAGAAACACCAGCGGACGCGACCATCGCCTCGCATCAATATATGCTGCGCGCGGGCATGATGAAACAAAATAGCGCGGGTATCTACAGCTGGCTGCCGCTGGGTTATAAAGTGCTTAAAAATATCGAAGCCATTGTACGTGATGAGCAAAACAAAGCTGGCGCCAATGAAATGTTGATGCCGACGATACAATCGGCGGATTTATGGAAAGAAACGGGCCGTTATGATGACTACGGCCCAGAGATGCTACGTATTACAGATCGTCACGAACGCGAGATGTTATATGGTCCCACCAATGAGGATATGATAACCGACATATTCCGGTCTTTTGTGCGCTCTTACAAAGACTTACCGCAGCTTCTTTATCATATTCAGTGGAAATTTCGTGATGAACGCCGCCCCCGTTTTGGTGTGATGCGTGGCCGTGAATTTTTGATGAAAGATGCCTATAGCTTTGATCTGACCAAGGAAGACGCGGTCAAAAGCTATAACCGTATGTTTGTGGCTTACCTCAACACATTCGCACGGTTAGGCCTCAAAGCTGTGCCGATGCGCGCAGATACAGGACCGATTGGCGGCGACCTTAGCCATGAGTTTTTAATTCTGGCCGATACGGGCGAAAGCGAAGTATTCTGCCATTCCGATTTGGTTGATATGGCCGCACCCGGTGATGTGGATTACGATAGTGATTTACAGAGCTTTGTCGATGCGCGCACATCGCTTTATGCGGCGACTGACGAAATGCACGAGCCTGATGAATTTGCTAAAGTTCCGGGTGACAAGCAGCTATCCGCGCGCGGTATTGAAGTCGGGCATATCTTTTACTTTGGCGATAAATATTCTGGCCCTATGGGCGCAAAAGTTATGGGCTCTGACGGCAAGGAAAGTAATGTCATGATGGGGAGCTACGGTATCGGTGTGTCGCGCCTTGTCGGCGGCATCATCGAGGCGAGCCATGATGAAAATGGTATCATCTGGCCCAAATCGGTCACGCCCTTTGGCGCAGGTATCATCAATCTGAAAGCAGGCGACGATGGCACTGATGCGGCCTGTGAGGATTTATACGGCAAACTATCCAAAGCGGGCATCGACCCGCTCTATGACGACAAAGCCGATCGTGGCGGCGTGAAATTCGGTCGTATGGACCTTATCGGCTTGCCATACCAACTGGTCATTGGCCCGCGCGGTGTCAAAGACGGCATTGTCGAGGTCAAAGACCGCAAGACGGGCGAGAAGCAAAATCTGTCATATGACGAAACTTTAAATTACATTACTGCGCAATATCGGGATAAGTAG
- a CDS encoding lipoprotein-releasing ABC transporter permease subunit, producing MNAQTPHMKADIPPQMIGAQNAPFGKVERMISRRYLGAKKKDGGVGLIAALSFICIMLAVAAMIIIMSIMNGFRGEMIRLTIGSEGHMYVASSSPQPTPDSVAQLERRVATVEGIEKVFEMTQANTMVQTSSGVTGVQVIGITPASMKDFALISDNLVLGSLDGFGEGRGQDNQVAMGSGVARQLNVTAGDTVVVYSPRVRASPMGSTPIRKTFTVGAIYEIGLLQADTLYMYMGLEQAQLLFNDGKTDGTLQIRLDNPDEIDAMVQKVANAAGEPLFIETWRDRNQSTATALRTEQIVMRMIFMIVVIIATFPVLSAMIMLVKNKSRDIAVLRTIGATQAGILRIFLMSGAAIGVLGTLAGLIFGILFCLNIEPIQKAIEFVSGAPLFPADVYGLSGIIPVKIVWTEVLGVAFWGFLITTLATYLPARNASKIDPVDALRYE from the coding sequence ATGAACGCGCAAACGCCCCATATGAAAGCCGACATTCCGCCGCAAATGATTGGCGCGCAAAATGCGCCCTTTGGCAAAGTCGAGCGGATGATTTCGCGCAGATATTTAGGCGCGAAGAAAAAAGACGGCGGCGTTGGCCTCATCGCGGCGTTGTCCTTTATCTGTATTATGCTGGCTGTGGCGGCGATGATTATCATCATGTCGATTATGAACGGCTTTCGCGGTGAAATGATCCGCCTGACCATTGGGTCTGAAGGCCATATGTATGTCGCCTCTTCATCCCCGCAGCCCACCCCCGATAGCGTTGCGCAGCTAGAACGTCGTGTGGCGACTGTGGAGGGTATCGAAAAAGTGTTTGAAATGACGCAAGCCAATACCATGGTGCAAACGAGTAGTGGTGTCACAGGCGTGCAAGTCATCGGCATTACCCCTGCGAGTATGAAGGATTTTGCCCTAATCTCTGACAATCTTGTCCTCGGCTCTCTTGATGGTTTCGGGGAGGGACGCGGCCAAGACAACCAAGTTGCAATGGGTAGCGGCGTCGCGCGGCAATTAAACGTCACAGCCGGCGATACAGTCGTGGTCTATAGCCCCCGTGTCCGCGCGAGCCCCATGGGGTCGACCCCTATTCGCAAGACGTTCACTGTGGGGGCTATTTATGAAATTGGTCTGCTGCAAGCTGATACGCTTTATATGTATATGGGGCTAGAACAGGCGCAGCTTTTGTTTAACGACGGAAAGACGGACGGGACGCTGCAAATCCGTTTGGACAACCCTGACGAGATTGATGCCATGGTGCAAAAGGTTGCTAATGCGGCGGGTGAGCCATTGTTTATTGAGACATGGCGTGACCGCAACCAAAGCACAGCAACAGCGCTTCGGACCGAGCAAATCGTGATGCGTATGATCTTCATGATCGTCGTCATAATTGCGACGTTTCCTGTGCTGTCGGCGATGATTATGCTTGTGAAGAACAAATCGCGCGATATCGCCGTGCTGCGCACGATTGGCGCGACACAGGCGGGGATATTACGGATATTTTTAATGTCAGGTGCCGCAATTGGTGTGTTGGGAACACTCGCGGGTCTTATCTTTGGTATTCTATTTTGCCTGAATATTGAACCGATACAAAAGGCAATTGAATTTGTCTCTGGCGCGCCTTTATTTCCTGCCGATGTCTACGGCTTGTCGGGGATTATCCCTGTTAAAATCGTCTGGACAGAGGTACTAGGCGTGGCGTTTTGGGGATTTCTAATCACGACACTCGCCACATATTTACCCGCGCGCAATGCCTCCAAAATCGACCCTGTGGACGCGCTGAGGTATGAGTAG
- a CDS encoding ribonuclease J, with product MSKNQDELVFLPLGGSGEIGMNLNLFGFGPAHNRKWLIIDIGVTFGGPDTPGVDIIMPDTQFIEDNVDDLLGIVLTHAHEDHMGALARLWPRLKCPVWATPFTMYLVKDRLSEVGLLGEVELHEVPLKSRFSIGDFDLELVSLTHSIPEPNAVAIRTPLGMILHTGDWKIDHDPQIGDPVDAKALTALGDEGIRAMICDSTNVFTPGYAGSEAGVRKELTKLIGEFPGQAVAVASFASNVARLESVMMAARENDRSVCLIGRSMHRMVGAAKAVGLLDGVGHLLDEEEAVSMPQGHVLYLCTGSQGEPRAALSRIANGSHRHLKLSKGDVVIFSSKIIPGNEKGIFALQNALADEGIDIVTEKDRDIHVSGHPCRGELSQMYEWARPEIAIPVHGERRHLLEHAKLARTLGVKKALAPHNGEMIKLAPGGPEIVDIVPNGRLHQDGNVIVSSADEGLRKRLKMAYAGQVAISLVFNSKGQIISGPDPRIDGFPEGPHGDHLEAMMDDVADAAEDAYMSLGRNGRLDEDIVEDRIRSKVRKLIKTHTGKRPVVNVIAHKVK from the coding sequence ATGTCAAAAAATCAAGACGAGCTCGTATTTCTTCCCCTCGGTGGGAGTGGTGAAATTGGCATGAATTTGAACTTGTTTGGGTTCGGTCCTGCCCATAACCGCAAGTGGCTTATCATTGATATTGGCGTCACTTTTGGCGGCCCTGATACGCCGGGCGTTGATATCATCATGCCAGATACGCAATTTATCGAAGATAATGTTGATGACTTGCTGGGCATTGTTTTGACCCATGCGCATGAAGATCATATGGGCGCGCTGGCCCGTCTTTGGCCGCGCCTAAAATGCCCTGTCTGGGCCACGCCTTTTACCATGTATTTGGTCAAAGACCGCCTGTCCGAAGTTGGATTATTGGGCGAGGTCGAACTTCACGAAGTGCCGTTGAAATCCCGCTTTTCAATCGGTGATTTTGATTTGGAACTGGTCAGCCTGACCCATTCTATTCCTGAACCCAATGCGGTGGCCATTCGTACGCCGCTTGGCATGATACTCCATACTGGGGATTGGAAGATTGATCATGATCCGCAGATTGGCGACCCTGTAGACGCCAAAGCCCTGACGGCGCTGGGGGATGAGGGGATACGCGCGATGATTTGCGACAGTACCAATGTCTTTACCCCTGGCTATGCAGGGTCCGAGGCAGGCGTGCGCAAAGAACTGACTAAGTTAATTGGGGAATTTCCGGGCCAAGCCGTAGCTGTGGCATCGTTCGCGTCTAATGTCGCGCGGCTCGAATCTGTGATGATGGCGGCGCGCGAAAATGACCGCTCTGTCTGTCTTATTGGGCGGTCTATGCACCGTATGGTCGGTGCGGCTAAGGCTGTTGGGCTGCTGGATGGTGTCGGGCACTTGCTGGATGAAGAAGAAGCGGTCTCTATGCCGCAGGGCCATGTGCTTTATTTATGTACGGGTAGCCAAGGCGAGCCTCGCGCAGCGCTGTCGCGGATTGCGAACGGCAGCCACCGTCACTTGAAACTGTCCAAAGGCGACGTGGTTATCTTTAGCTCCAAGATTATTCCCGGCAATGAAAAAGGTATTTTCGCTCTGCAAAATGCGTTGGCGGACGAGGGCATTGATATTGTCACAGAGAAAGACCGTGATATCCATGTGTCCGGCCACCCGTGCCGGGGCGAGCTAAGCCAGATGTATGAATGGGCGCGACCCGAAATTGCGATACCTGTGCATGGTGAACGTCGGCACCTTTTGGAACATGCGAAGCTCGCGCGTACATTAGGCGTGAAAAAAGCGCTCGCGCCGCATAACGGAGAAATGATCAAGCTTGCGCCTGGTGGGCCAGAGATTGTGGATATTGTGCCAAATGGTCGCCTGCATCAGGACGGCAATGTTATCGTATCCTCGGCTGATGAGGGCCTGCGGAAACGCCTGAAAATGGCCTATGCTGGGCAGGTTGCGATTAGCCTTGTGTTTAATAGCAAAGGTCAAATTATCTCTGGACCAGACCCACGTATTGATGGATTTCCAGAAGGCCCCCATGGTGACCACCTGGAGGCAATGATGGATGATGTGGCAGACGCAGCAGAAGATGCCTATATGTCATTGGGGCGCAATGGTCGCCTTGATGAAGACATTGTCGAGGACCGTATTCGGTCCAAAGTGCGCAAATTGATAAAGACCCATACGGGTAAACGCCCTGTCGTGAATGTCATCGCGCATAAGGTGAAATAG
- a CDS encoding type III pantothenate kinase, translating into MLLAIDSGNTNTLFAIHDGTDWVVEWRIATDATRTADEYSVWFFQLLAMRGLSFKDIKRCVISTVVPQALFNLRNLTRRHLAVEPIIIGDPDVEVGIGVDIDNPKQVGADRLVTALGAVLTYPGNLIIIDSGTATTFDVVSKDRVFEGGIISPGINLSVKALHEAAAQLPRIAIQRPERVVGKDTISAMQSGIFWGYIGLIDGLVNKIKEEDGRDFTVIGTGGVASLFEGASDTIDVYDQNLTINGLLEISRINKHL; encoded by the coding sequence ATGTTGCTAGCAATCGATAGCGGGAACACCAATACGCTGTTCGCCATACATGACGGCACAGATTGGGTCGTTGAATGGCGCATCGCAACAGACGCCACGCGGACTGCGGATGAATATTCTGTTTGGTTTTTTCAACTGCTCGCTATGCGCGGATTGTCGTTTAAAGACATCAAGCGCTGCGTGATTTCCACCGTTGTGCCGCAAGCCCTGTTCAATTTACGTAATCTAACGCGGCGTCATTTGGCAGTTGAGCCTATTATTATTGGCGATCCAGATGTTGAGGTTGGTATTGGCGTTGATATTGATAACCCTAAACAAGTGGGCGCAGACCGCCTGGTCACCGCCCTTGGCGCCGTGCTGACATATCCTGGCAACCTTATTATTATTGATAGCGGCACAGCGACCACCTTTGACGTTGTTTCCAAAGACCGCGTCTTTGAAGGCGGCATCATATCACCGGGTATCAATCTATCCGTGAAAGCGCTGCACGAGGCGGCTGCGCAATTGCCGCGTATTGCTATCCAGAGACCAGAGCGCGTTGTCGGTAAAGACACAATCTCGGCGATGCAGTCGGGGATTTTCTGGGGCTATATAGGTCTTATTGACGGCCTTGTGAATAAAATCAAAGAAGAAGACGGTCGCGATTTCACGGTCATTGGCACGGGCGGTGTTGCGTCTTTGTTTGAAGGGGCATCGGATACAATTGATGTTTATGATCAAAACCTGACAATCAACGGCCTGTTGGAAATATCACGGATAAACAAACATTTATAA
- a CDS encoding biotin--[acetyl-CoA-carboxylase] ligase produces the protein MRFIHKSKTASTNLDAHALAKAGDLGPLWVRADVQSAGKGRMGRQWVSKSGNLYASGLFPIDDTPLALVAQLSFAASLAISDTVAVYAPDADITLKWPNDVLVGGAKISGILLETGQSPSGGYVIVGIGLNVEHHPDTTLYPATHLLAHMSADALSSHEPLYTGLEAVLATLSARFEVWRGRHAKDGFAPLREAWLSRAHGIGQVATIDGKPVIIKGLGENGELQVSRDNGTIDEIFAGDVFFAQSEIKQKG, from the coding sequence TTGCGATTTATTCATAAGAGTAAGACGGCATCAACCAATCTTGATGCCCACGCCCTTGCCAAAGCGGGTGATTTAGGTCCGCTTTGGGTACGCGCGGATGTTCAAAGTGCCGGTAAGGGCCGAATGGGACGGCAGTGGGTCTCGAAATCCGGCAACCTTTATGCGTCTGGATTATTTCCCATAGATGATACACCCTTAGCGTTGGTCGCGCAGCTAAGCTTCGCGGCTAGCCTTGCGATTTCAGATACCGTTGCCGTCTATGCGCCGGATGCGGATATCACCTTGAAATGGCCCAATGACGTCCTTGTGGGCGGTGCGAAAATTTCAGGCATTTTGCTTGAAACAGGGCAGAGCCCATCGGGTGGTTACGTCATTGTCGGCATAGGTTTGAATGTAGAACATCATCCAGATACGACCCTATATCCCGCGACACATTTGCTTGCTCATATGAGCGCTGACGCGCTATCAAGCCACGAACCCCTCTATACAGGGCTAGAGGCAGTCCTAGCGACATTATCTGCACGGTTTGAGGTTTGGCGCGGACGTCACGCGAAAGACGGTTTTGCTCCCTTGAGAGAGGCTTGGTTATCGCGCGCCCACGGTATTGGGCAAGTCGCCACCATTGACGGTAAGCCGGTGATAATCAAAGGGCTCGGCGAAAATGGTGAGTTGCAGGTAAGCCGTGACAATGGCACGATAGACGAAATCTTTGCGGGCGATGTCTTCTTTGCCCAATCCGAGATTAAGCAGAAAGGCTGA
- the nuoN gene encoding NADH-quinone oxidoreductase subunit NuoN — translation MWEKIIFFLPELILAVTASNLLLFGVSGGQKRTDLVRYIGILALLAFAFSSFFLGMPVGTAFHDALIVDNYGHYAKLILGLAAATALIFARPYLLSEKLDKYEYTVLLLYAVLGMSIMVSANNLLAIYIGIELQALALYIMAAWNRDSLRASEAGLKYFVLGALSSGLLLYGLSMVYGFTGSLDFDRIATVIEDGASPGLIAGMVFMLCGLGFKISAAPFHMWTPDVYEGSPTPVTGFFAGAPKFAAMILIGRVLVGPFGGIEDQWQQVIVVFAVLSMFVGAIGALAQTNIKRLMAYSSIANMGYALVPLAAGGEAGIRGMLIFMSIYIITTVGIFACILQMRIRNGMVEQISDLAGLSKSNSGLAIILTILMFSLAGIPPLLGFFGKWYAFSTAADAGLLWLVVLALIASVIGAFYYLRIIKNMWGDDVVNEFVEAPRSLRFITLASALLILPLMILPFSAQGALGLISTAAASLF, via the coding sequence ATGTGGGAAAAGATTATCTTCTTTTTGCCAGAACTTATCTTGGCGGTGACGGCCTCTAACCTCTTATTGTTTGGCGTATCGGGCGGCCAAAAGCGCACAGACTTGGTGCGTTACATTGGTATTCTTGCGCTTCTAGCTTTTGCGTTTTCCAGTTTCTTCCTCGGTATGCCTGTAGGCACCGCCTTTCATGATGCGCTGATTGTTGATAATTACGGCCATTACGCGAAGCTGATATTAGGCCTTGCTGCGGCGACGGCTTTGATTTTTGCGCGGCCTTATTTGCTGTCTGAAAAGCTTGATAAATACGAATATACCGTGCTGTTGCTCTATGCCGTTTTGGGGATGAGCATTATGGTTTCAGCCAATAACCTGCTCGCCATTTACATTGGTATCGAGCTGCAAGCGCTGGCGCTTTACATCATGGCCGCATGGAACCGTGATAGCTTACGCGCATCAGAGGCGGGGCTTAAATATTTCGTGCTGGGTGCACTGTCATCGGGTTTGCTGCTTTACGGCCTATCCATGGTTTACGGATTTACAGGTTCGCTTGATTTTGACCGCATTGCTACTGTAATTGAAGACGGCGCTTCGCCCGGCTTGATTGCGGGCATGGTCTTTATGCTGTGTGGTTTAGGCTTTAAAATTTCTGCTGCGCCGTTCCACATGTGGACGCCCGATGTTTATGAGGGATCACCAACGCCCGTGACGGGTTTCTTTGCGGGTGCGCCAAAGTTTGCAGCGATGATATTAATCGGCCGTGTGCTGGTGGGGCCGTTCGGCGGTATTGAAGATCAATGGCAGCAAGTGATTGTTGTCTTCGCCGTGCTGTCTATGTTTGTCGGTGCCATCGGGGCCTTGGCGCAAACCAATATCAAACGCCTGATGGCTTATTCGTCTATTGCCAATATGGGCTATGCCCTTGTTCCTTTGGCCGCGGGCGGTGAAGCGGGTATTCGCGGTATGCTGATTTTCATGTCGATTTACATCATTACGACGGTTGGTATCTTTGCCTGTATCCTGCAAATGCGTATCCGTAATGGCATGGTTGAACAGATCAGCGATCTGGCTGGCTTATCGAAATCCAATTCGGGCCTCGCGATTATCCTGACAATCCTTATGTTCTCCCTGGCGGGTATACCGCCGCTGCTGGGTTTCTTTGGTAAATGGTATGCTTTCTCGACAGCCGCTGATGCAGGACTTCTATGGCTTGTTGTGTTGGCGCTAATCGCCTCTGTTATTGGTGCGTTCTATTACCTGCGTATTATCAAAAATATGTGGGGCGATGATGTGGTCAATGAATTTGTCGAAGCCCCACGCAGCTTACGTTTCATCACTTTGGCCTCGGCTCTGCTGATCCTGCCTCTGATGATTTTGCCGTTCTCGGCCCAAGGCGCGCTTGGATTAATTTCAACCGCTGCGGCCAGCTTGTTCTAG